CACCGACATACTTTTTCTTCGTCATGGTTACCTCCTCCTTTGAGTTGAAGCCCATCCACAAGGGCTCATGAACACCAAACCTCCATAGCACATTTGAACAGATAAAAAGTCGAGGTGGCGCCAGGGTCCTGATGACCGGCGCTGCGCTCGCCCAGGTAACTGGCACGGCCTTTGCGGGCCACCATGGGGATGGTGGCTTTCATCCCCTCTTCGGCTGCAGCGGTTGCCTTTTCCAGGGCAGTGCGCAGGTCGTCTCCCGCCGCCAGCGCCTTACGCAAGGCCTCCACAGCGGGCGTCATGGCGTCCACCATGGTCTTATCGCCCACCTGGGCTTTGCCCCGCTGCTTGACGCCTTCCAACGCCGCCTCGAACATTTTCAGCACATCCTGCGTCGACAATTCTTCTTTGCCGTTCACGGCCATGCCCATGCGCAAGAACAGAGTGCCATACAAAGGCCCGCCCGCACCGCCCACGGTAGACACCAGGACCATTCCCACCTTCTTGAGGATGGCACCGATGTCTTTGTCCTCCACACTGGGCAACTGGGCCATCACGGCTTGAAAGCCCCGGTCCATGTTGATGCCATGGTCAGCATCTCCAATGGCTGCATCCAGTTGGGTGAGGTAATCCTTCTGTTCAGCCAGGGTTTCCGCGTAGTGATGAAGCCATTTGAGCACATCTTGTTTGGTGACCATGCTGCTTCTCCTTGAAGGCGGGCGGGAGCGGCTCAAATGCCCCAACGCAGGGCGGGTGTCTTCACCGGGGCATCCCAGAATTTGAGCAACTCATCATCCACCCGCAGCAGCGTGATGGAAGTTCCCGCCATCTCCAGAGAGGTGATGAAGTTGCCGATCAGATTGCGCTCAATGGTGATTCCTTTAGCCTGGCAAATTTGTGCCAATCGGCGATACACGATGTACAACTCGATCAGGGGCGTCCCGCCCATGCCGTTCACCATGGCAATCACCCGGTCTCCGGACTTGAAGGGCAGGTCGCTCAAAACGGCTTCGGCCAGCATGTCCACGATTTCATCGGCCGGCTTGATTTTCATGCGCGTGCGGCCAGGCTCACCGTGGATACCAATGCCGATTTCCATCTCGTCTTCGGCCAACTCAAACGTGGGCTTGCCGGCGACCGGCACCGTACAGGAGGTCAACGCCATCCCCATGCTGCGGCCATTCTCGTTGACCCGCCTGGCGATGTCGG
This genomic stretch from Anaerolineae bacterium harbors:
- the dhaL gene encoding dihydroxyacetone kinase subunit L, which gives rise to MVTKQDVLKWLHHYAETLAEQKDYLTQLDAAIGDADHGINMDRGFQAVMAQLPSVEDKDIGAILKKVGMVLVSTVGGAGGPLYGTLFLRMGMAVNGKEELSTQDVLKMFEAALEGVKQRGKAQVGDKTMVDAMTPAVEALRKALAAGDDLRTALEKATAAAEEGMKATIPMVARKGRASYLGERSAGHQDPGATSTFYLFKCAMEVWCS